One segment of Parvularcula sp. IMCC14364 DNA contains the following:
- a CDS encoding ExbD/TolR family protein, whose translation MAMQLNGGGRGVRGRNRPLAEINVTPMVDVMLVLLIIFMVAAPLLTAGVEVDLPDTDAREISEIVEPLSVSITSDGTIFVQETEIAYDNLVPHLQAVAEAGYEQRIYIRGDKGATYDDVAKVFGRINAAGFNKLALVTD comes from the coding sequence ATGGCCATGCAGCTCAATGGTGGCGGGCGCGGTGTGCGCGGGCGAAACCGGCCTCTGGCAGAGATCAATGTCACGCCCATGGTGGACGTGATGCTGGTGCTCCTGATCATCTTCATGGTTGCCGCCCCCTTGTTGACAGCAGGCGTTGAGGTGGACCTTCCGGATACGGACGCCCGTGAAATCAGTGAAATTGTTGAGCCATTGTCTGTCTCCATCACATCTGACGGAACTATTTTCGTTCAGGAAACCGAAATTGCCTATGACAATCTCGTGCCTCATTTGCAGGCTGTGGCGGAGGCCGGATACGAGCAGCGGATTTACATCCGGGGGGACAAGGGGGCCACTTATGATGATGTGGCAAAAGTCTTTGGGCGTATCAATGCTGCCGGCTTCAACAAACTGGCGCTTGTCACCGATTAA
- the ybgC gene encoding tol-pal system-associated acyl-CoA thioesterase has protein sequence MNQHQIEIRIYYEDTDMSGIVYHANYLKFFERGRTEAFRQTGLGHADLLEMTPPLAFAARRLTVEYLRPARIDDLLTVTSVVTEARGARMVFSQEIHNGDALLATAEVLIACITLEGRPARLPQQVVDYHHAQISRNGD, from the coding sequence ATGAATCAGCACCAGATCGAGATCCGCATCTATTACGAAGATACGGACATGTCAGGCATCGTCTACCATGCCAACTATCTGAAATTCTTTGAGCGGGGACGCACGGAAGCCTTTCGCCAGACCGGTCTTGGACATGCAGACCTTCTGGAGATGACGCCGCCATTGGCATTCGCTGCACGCCGCCTGACGGTTGAATATCTGAGGCCCGCCCGGATAGATGATCTCCTGACCGTCACCTCCGTTGTGACGGAAGCGAGAGGCGCGCGCATGGTGTTCAGTCAGGAAATACATAATGGCGACGCGCTGCTGGCAACAGCCGAGGTGTTAATCGCCTGTATCACGCTGGAGGGGCGGCCCGCCCGCCTGCCGCAACAGGTTGTGGACTATCATCATGCGCAGATCAGCAGGAACGGCGATTAA
- the pal gene encoding peptidoglycan-associated lipoprotein Pal, protein MSLGHEGEHLSAWVNGKWSLSNMQAKKILIKAGMVAALSALAACASNTTTPVAADKPIAPRQAAAPKPQGPVPGSLEDLKENAGNMVYFDYDQYTLTTQAEAVLRRQAAWLKEYPDARIRLAGNCDERGTREYNLALGARRANAAKAFLASQGVDPARVSTISYGKERPIDPRSNEAAWSKNRNATTLLVTTNSGS, encoded by the coding sequence ATGAGTTTGGGGCATGAAGGGGAGCACCTTTCCGCCTGGGTAAATGGCAAATGGAGCTTAAGTAATATGCAAGCGAAGAAAATCTTGATCAAGGCAGGCATGGTCGCAGCGTTATCTGCACTCGCAGCGTGTGCGTCTAACACAACGACACCGGTGGCGGCAGACAAACCGATCGCCCCTCGTCAGGCGGCAGCGCCGAAACCACAAGGCCCTGTGCCTGGCTCTCTTGAGGATCTCAAGGAGAATGCCGGTAACATGGTCTATTTCGATTACGACCAGTACACGCTGACAACTCAGGCAGAAGCTGTTCTGCGCCGTCAGGCAGCATGGCTGAAAGAATATCCGGATGCGCGCATCCGTCTGGCCGGGAATTGCGATGAGCGCGGCACCCGTGAATACAACCTTGCGCTTGGTGCCCGTCGCGCCAATGCAGCCAAGGCATTCCTTGCGTCTCAGGGTGTTGATCCGGCCCGCGTCTCAACAATTTCCTACGGCAAGGAGCGTCCGATTGATCCGCGCTCTAACGAGGCAGCCTGGTCCAAGAACCGGAACGCAACGACATTGCTCGTGACAACAAATTCCGGTTCCTGA
- the tolQ gene encoding protein TolQ, whose protein sequence is MQIENVETTINGHLGADFSVLGMFMQADIIVKGVMIILAIASVWSWAIMIDKSFTLSRLKKKAGKFEDLFWSGKPLDELYMKMKDRSDHPMAKVFSVAMAEWDRTKGMSNTGLVVSARDRIDKVMNVTINRELEKTESQMGVLATIASSAVFIGLFGTVWGIMNSFQAIAIQGDTSLVAVAPGIAEALFATALGLVAAIPAVIGYNRYSGAINSYAVRLQGFADEFSAILSRQLDERAK, encoded by the coding sequence ATGCAGATCGAGAATGTAGAAACAACAATCAATGGCCATCTGGGCGCTGATTTCAGTGTGCTTGGCATGTTCATGCAGGCAGATATCATCGTGAAGGGGGTGATGATCATCCTCGCCATCGCCTCGGTCTGGTCCTGGGCGATCATGATCGACAAGTCATTCACGCTTTCCCGGCTCAAAAAGAAGGCCGGCAAGTTCGAAGACCTGTTCTGGTCAGGCAAGCCACTCGATGAGTTATATATGAAGATGAAGGACCGGTCCGATCATCCGATGGCCAAGGTCTTCTCCGTCGCCATGGCAGAATGGGACCGCACAAAAGGCATGAGCAATACCGGCCTGGTGGTCAGTGCCCGTGACCGGATTGATAAAGTGATGAATGTCACCATCAACCGGGAACTTGAAAAGACCGAGAGCCAGATGGGCGTGCTGGCCACAATCGCTTCTTCTGCCGTGTTCATTGGCCTGTTCGGGACGGTATGGGGGATCATGAATTCCTTTCAGGCCATCGCCATTCAGGGGGATACCAGCCTGGTGGCGGTCGCGCCCGGCATTGCCGAAGCGCTTTTTGCGACAGCCCTTGGTCTGGTGGCCGCGATCCCGGCCGTGATCGGATACAATCGCTATTCCGGGGCGATCAATTCCTATGCCGTGCGCCTGCAGGGGTTTGCGGACGAGTTTTCCGCCATCCTGTCACGGCAGCTTGATGAGAGGGCGAAGTAA
- the folP gene encoding dihydropteroate synthase, producing the protein MTYRIMGIVNVTPDSFSDGGQHATVDSAIAHALRLADDGADILDIGGESTRPGAETVPLAEEYARVIPVIEKLAAQTTKIISIDTRRPEIAQAAMEAGAGMWNDVSALGFSERSLGVARKLKVPVVLMHAQGTPETMQDNPRYTDVVQDIKLWLARRIHFCEENGLPRERIIIDPGIGFGKTLEHNLAILGGLSEMKDLGCPVLLGASRKSFIGMIDKNAPAGRRLGGSIAAALTGVSQGAEIFRVHDVAETRQALATYSAMKSVNC; encoded by the coding sequence ATGACCTACAGGATCATGGGGATCGTCAATGTCACGCCGGACAGTTTCTCCGATGGCGGACAACATGCGACGGTCGATTCAGCCATAGCCCACGCATTACGCCTTGCTGATGATGGGGCGGATATCCTTGATATTGGCGGAGAGTCCACGCGGCCCGGCGCTGAAACAGTTCCGCTGGCCGAAGAATATGCCAGAGTCATTCCCGTGATCGAAAAACTTGCGGCGCAAACCACAAAAATAATCTCTATCGACACAAGACGACCTGAAATCGCACAGGCTGCCATGGAGGCAGGTGCCGGGATGTGGAACGACGTTTCTGCCCTTGGCTTCAGTGAGCGCAGCCTTGGCGTGGCCAGAAAACTGAAAGTACCCGTTGTCCTGATGCACGCCCAGGGTACACCCGAAACCATGCAGGATAATCCACGCTATACGGATGTTGTGCAGGATATAAAGCTCTGGCTTGCCCGGCGTATCCACTTTTGCGAGGAGAACGGCCTGCCCAGAGAGCGCATCATCATTGACCCGGGTATTGGTTTCGGGAAAACACTTGAGCACAATCTTGCCATTCTGGGCGGACTGTCGGAGATGAAAGATTTGGGCTGCCCGGTTCTGCTGGGGGCGTCACGTAAAAGCTTTATCGGTATGATAGACAAGAATGCGCCTGCTGGCCGACGCCTCGGCGGATCCATAGCTGCCGCGTTGACTGGTGTCTCACAGGGGGCTGAAATTTTTCGTGTTCACGATGTAGCAGAAACCCGGCAGGCGCTTGCCACATATTCGGCAATGAAAAGTGTTAACTGTTAG
- the tilS gene encoding tRNA lysidine(34) synthetase TilS: MLEHQPVSAQEAEEHLRPVISSTDRVAVAVSGGADSMALLWLLTCLMPASNILALTVDHGLREGSAREAGIVATWCREKNIRHQTLIWEGKKPVSGLQDAARRNRYKLLIRACETEQVKTLCTAHNLDDQAETVFARLARASGPAGLRGMDKATPVAAGAGASMLLVRPLLDLPRSRLRATAKAQSLPFSDDPSNEDGAFERVRRRAFLAAIDAQHLLEKKMLVHLAEKMRVTAEQQAHHLSAVMRKTGCYVHGSGALCLTASAFKALENAEKKILLARLVYAAGAGDYEPSQSSVAQAVDAVQRVAATTCGGALIRQVGENLYVMREPAALLGRRDQPGVAIYQRSVREKKILWDNRLIVTMPENTDLTGSARLVPLGDSAQGPEQLRLLASTMPALSLDGEIIAVPAYVKNMLHPAHAPWNGQTTTLDMNLLIKERLKRQVVRF, from the coding sequence TTGCTAGAGCATCAGCCGGTTTCGGCGCAGGAGGCTGAAGAGCACCTGCGTCCGGTCATTTCATCAACAGACAGGGTTGCAGTTGCGGTTTCTGGCGGCGCTGATTCCATGGCGTTGCTTTGGTTGTTGACCTGTTTGATGCCGGCATCGAACATTCTCGCACTCACGGTTGATCATGGCTTGCGCGAGGGGTCTGCACGCGAAGCAGGTATCGTTGCGACCTGGTGCCGAGAAAAAAATATTCGCCATCAAACACTTATCTGGGAAGGCAAAAAACCGGTCAGCGGTCTTCAGGATGCTGCCCGGCGCAACCGCTACAAGTTGCTCATCCGCGCCTGCGAAACAGAGCAGGTCAAAACATTATGCACGGCGCATAACCTTGATGATCAGGCAGAGACGGTTTTCGCACGCCTTGCCCGCGCAAGCGGCCCAGCGGGTCTGCGCGGCATGGACAAGGCAACACCTGTTGCTGCCGGAGCAGGGGCGAGCATGTTGCTGGTCAGGCCGCTGCTTGACCTGCCCCGGTCCCGCCTGCGCGCCACGGCGAAGGCACAAAGCCTGCCATTTTCTGACGACCCGTCGAATGAAGACGGCGCCTTTGAGCGTGTGCGCCGCCGGGCTTTTCTGGCCGCCATCGATGCGCAGCATCTTCTTGAAAAAAAAATGCTGGTGCATCTGGCTGAAAAAATGCGCGTCACGGCTGAGCAGCAGGCGCATCACCTGTCCGCAGTGATGCGCAAGACAGGATGTTATGTGCATGGCAGCGGCGCTCTGTGTCTTACAGCTTCTGCTTTCAAGGCTCTGGAAAATGCCGAAAAAAAAATCCTGCTGGCCCGGCTCGTATATGCTGCCGGCGCAGGCGATTATGAGCCCTCACAAAGCAGCGTTGCGCAAGCTGTTGATGCTGTCCAAAGGGTTGCTGCCACCACCTGCGGCGGTGCCCTGATCCGACAGGTTGGTGAAAACCTGTATGTCATGCGCGAACCAGCCGCCTTGCTCGGCCGCCGGGATCAGCCGGGTGTTGCAATTTATCAGAGGAGTGTGCGCGAAAAAAAAATCCTCTGGGACAATCGCCTGATTGTGACCATGCCGGAAAATACTGACCTGACCGGCAGCGCCAGGCTTGTGCCGCTTGGTGACAGTGCGCAGGGGCCAGAGCAGCTGCGCCTTCTGGCCAGCACCATGCCGGCACTGAGTTTGGACGGTGAGATTATTGCTGTGCCCGCTTACGTAAAAAACATGCTGCACCCTGCGCACGCACCTTGGAACGGGCAGACAACTACCCTAGATATGAACTTGCTTATAAAAGAACGGCTTAAGCGTCAGGTCGTACGTTTTTAA
- a CDS encoding VOC family protein, whose protein sequence is MTLLASSRVSVFLATAKADEARVFYRDTLGLTMTEDNPYGLVFDLEGAELRLSKVAGFTPFPWTVLDWHVQDIAATMKALAAKGVEFTRFDGIDHDADGIWTTPDGKARIAWFRDPDDNVLSVSQRS, encoded by the coding sequence ATGACCCTTCTTGCCTCATCGCGCGTATCTGTTTTTCTGGCCACCGCCAAAGCGGATGAGGCAAGGGTTTTCTACCGGGATACACTGGGCCTGACCATGACAGAGGATAACCCGTATGGACTTGTCTTCGACCTGGAAGGCGCAGAACTTCGGTTATCCAAGGTAGCCGGCTTCACGCCATTCCCGTGGACGGTGCTGGACTGGCACGTTCAGGATATCGCAGCCACCATGAAAGCGCTGGCCGCCAAGGGCGTTGAATTTACCCGGTTTGACGGCATAGACCATGATGCGGATGGCATCTGGACGACACCTGATGGCAAGGCACGCATCGCGTGGTTTCGGGATCCGGATGATAATGTGCTGTCTGTCTCGCAACGTAGCTGA
- the ftsH gene encoding ATP-dependent zinc metalloprotease FtsH, which yields MNGRNWLLWGVMLIMLLLMVQYISSSGTNTNTRQLNYSEFVGMIDNQEVSEAVIDGDRVTGTLQNGSTFVVNVPLESNVADRLAENGVETTIKPEEELPLMLAVIFQLLPFIILLGIIFFAMRQMQGGSGKAMGFGKSRAKLLTERHGRITFDDVAGIDEAKEELEEIVDYLKDPMRFQRLGGKIPKGALLVGPPGTGKTLLARAIAGEANVPFFTISGSDFVEMFVGVGASRVRDMFEQAKKNAPCIIFIDEIDAVGRSRGAGLGGGNDEREQTLNQLLVEMDGFEANEGIILIAATNRPDVLDPALLRPGRFDRQVVVPNPDLVGREKILAVHIKKVPLGPDVNIRTIARGTPGFSGADLANLVNEAALLAARRNKRLVTNQEFEDAKDKILMGAERRSMVMDEKEKRNTAFHEAGHAIVALTVPEADPVHKATIIPRGRALGLVMQLPEQDKYSMNYVQMTSRLAIMMGGRVAEELKFGKDQVTSGASSDIEQATKLARRMITQWGYSDELGFVAYGDNQDEVFLGHSVSRTQNVSEETARKIDLEIKRLVDEGFNTAKKIMTERREEWERLAEGLLEYETLTGEEIQKLLNGEKIIREDLDETPSDPPSSVPTAGAPTGDAPDAEPQGA from the coding sequence ATGAACGGACGTAACTGGCTTCTCTGGGGTGTCATGCTCATCATGTTGTTGCTGATGGTGCAGTATATCAGCTCATCCGGCACGAACACGAACACCCGGCAGCTGAACTATTCTGAATTTGTCGGGATGATCGACAATCAAGAAGTAAGTGAAGCCGTTATTGATGGTGACCGTGTAACAGGCACATTGCAGAATGGCTCGACCTTTGTCGTTAATGTGCCGCTGGAAAGCAACGTCGCTGATCGTCTTGCCGAAAATGGCGTTGAGACCACGATCAAGCCGGAAGAAGAGCTGCCGTTGATGCTGGCAGTCATCTTCCAGCTTCTGCCATTCATCATTCTCCTCGGGATCATTTTCTTTGCCATGCGTCAAATGCAGGGGGGCAGCGGCAAGGCCATGGGTTTTGGCAAGTCCCGCGCGAAACTGCTGACCGAGCGTCATGGCCGGATCACGTTTGATGATGTGGCCGGTATTGATGAGGCCAAGGAAGAACTTGAGGAAATCGTTGATTACCTGAAAGACCCGATGCGCTTTCAGCGTCTTGGCGGTAAAATTCCCAAAGGGGCGCTGCTGGTTGGCCCGCCAGGTACGGGTAAAACCCTTCTGGCGCGTGCGATTGCAGGCGAAGCAAACGTGCCGTTTTTTACCATTTCCGGTTCGGATTTTGTTGAAATGTTCGTCGGCGTTGGTGCCTCGCGTGTCCGGGACATGTTCGAGCAGGCGAAAAAAAATGCCCCATGTATCATCTTCATCGACGAGATTGATGCGGTTGGTCGCTCACGTGGCGCCGGTCTTGGAGGCGGCAATGATGAGCGAGAGCAGACGTTGAACCAGCTTCTGGTCGAAATGGACGGATTTGAAGCCAATGAAGGGATTATCCTGATTGCGGCCACCAACCGTCCGGATGTTCTTGATCCCGCCTTGCTGCGTCCAGGCCGTTTTGATCGTCAGGTCGTTGTCCCCAACCCGGATCTGGTCGGGCGCGAAAAAATTCTTGCCGTTCACATCAAGAAAGTGCCGCTAGGCCCGGACGTGAATATCCGCACCATTGCACGGGGCACGCCCGGTTTTTCCGGTGCTGATCTTGCCAATCTGGTCAATGAAGCAGCCCTTCTGGCTGCCCGGCGCAATAAACGCCTCGTCACCAATCAGGAATTTGAGGACGCGAAAGATAAAATCCTCATGGGCGCAGAGCGCCGCTCCATGGTGATGGATGAAAAAGAAAAACGCAACACAGCCTTCCACGAAGCTGGCCATGCGATTGTCGCGTTGACCGTGCCGGAAGCTGATCCCGTTCACAAAGCGACGATCATTCCCCGGGGGCGGGCGTTGGGGCTGGTCATGCAGCTGCCTGAGCAGGACAAATACTCCATGAATTATGTGCAGATGACGTCACGTCTTGCCATCATGATGGGGGGCCGGGTCGCAGAAGAACTGAAATTCGGCAAGGATCAGGTAACCTCGGGGGCATCCTCGGACATTGAGCAGGCGACAAAACTGGCGCGCCGGATGATTACCCAGTGGGGCTATTCCGACGAGCTTGGCTTTGTCGCCTATGGTGATAACCAGGATGAAGTGTTCTTGGGCCATTCTGTGTCCCGCACCCAGAATGTTTCTGAGGAAACCGCCCGCAAGATTGATCTCGAGATCAAACGACTTGTGGATGAGGGCTTCAACACCGCCAAAAAAATCATGACCGAGCGTCGCGAGGAATGGGAACGGTTGGCAGAAGGCCTTCTGGAGTATGAAACGCTGACAGGTGAAGAAATCCAGAAACTCCTCAACGGCGAAAAAATTATCCGCGAAGACCTGGATGAAACACCTTCCGATCCGCCGTCCTCAGTGCCTACGGCTGGCGCTCCGACAGGTGATGCACCTGACGCTGAACCGCAAGGAGCATGA
- a CDS encoding cell envelope integrity protein TolA, whose amino-acid sequence MRFAIVSSVLLHVGAFMLAYLSLPDFRDNPLVEVIIPVQILNEAEIAEETSVPETVAQPAPEQDPEPEPEEAPVPVPVEPEPEPEPVSEPEDPVPPLPEPEEQPVEEAPEPEPEPVEPEPAPEPEPVQPEPQQEPEPDNLDLDFLEEALKDLTPDQPGADPREVPNAVPGERNQDRIGLGQQLTATEYDRIKAHIESRCWNTQSFIGAPEPEKLVVRVEFVLNRDGTLVGNPQVLNQTQIAISGNPFWRVAERAAITAVRECAPYDFLPENKYEAWREIILNFNPSEMAGL is encoded by the coding sequence ATGCGTTTCGCGATTGTCTCTTCCGTATTGCTGCATGTAGGCGCGTTCATGCTCGCCTATCTTTCGCTGCCGGATTTTCGTGACAATCCGTTGGTGGAAGTCATTATTCCTGTCCAGATACTGAACGAGGCGGAGATAGCTGAAGAAACCTCCGTGCCCGAAACAGTTGCGCAACCGGCGCCTGAACAGGACCCCGAGCCTGAACCTGAAGAGGCCCCGGTGCCAGTACCTGTCGAGCCAGAACCAGAGCCTGAGCCTGTCAGTGAACCTGAAGACCCGGTGCCGCCTTTGCCTGAGCCGGAAGAGCAGCCAGTTGAGGAAGCCCCTGAACCGGAGCCTGAGCCTGTTGAGCCAGAGCCAGCACCTGAACCGGAACCTGTCCAACCGGAACCGCAACAAGAGCCGGAACCGGATAATCTTGACCTCGATTTTCTGGAAGAAGCGCTGAAAGACCTGACACCAGATCAGCCCGGCGCGGATCCGCGCGAGGTACCCAATGCCGTTCCCGGAGAACGCAATCAGGACAGGATTGGCCTCGGTCAGCAATTAACGGCAACAGAGTATGATCGCATCAAGGCCCACATTGAATCGCGCTGCTGGAACACCCAGTCATTCATCGGCGCGCCAGAGCCGGAAAAGCTGGTGGTGCGGGTCGAATTTGTGTTGAACCGGGACGGGACGCTGGTGGGCAATCCGCAGGTCCTGAACCAGACCCAGATTGCTATTTCGGGAAATCCGTTCTGGCGGGTGGCAGAGCGGGCGGCGATTACAGCCGTACGCGAATGCGCCCCTTATGACTTCCTGCCCGAGAACAAATATGAAGCATGGCGAGAAATTATCCTGAATTTCAACCCGTCAGAAATGGCAGGATTGTAA
- the tolB gene encoding Tol-Pal system beta propeller repeat protein TolB, which translates to MRMTMRVLKILAVGLAFGASVFSAAMARVEIDITRGVSEPMPVAIPDYLSAGSTSEALSRNLTQVVISNLERSGLFAPIDQRAYVQNLGSIHERPRFADWRLINAQVLVAGEVIPLDDGRIQVNTRLWDIYGSEQLASIAFKTPADNWRRAAHKVSDFVYKTVTGEDGYFDTRVVYIAESGPKVDRTKRLMIMDQDGANPVPLTDGLDYDVLTPRFSPTQQQITYLALFDDRPAQVYLFNIATGEQEEIGSFRGMTFAPRFTPDGQNVLMSVEINGNSDIAMMDLRTRQQRLLTTNPAIDTSPSMSPEGRQITFASDRGGSEQIYVMNTDGTNQRRITFGDGRYGTPVWSPRGDLIAFTRQYRGKFYIGVIRPDGTGERLLTESYLDEGPTWSPNGRVIMFFRETRPGGPVSLWSIDLTGQNLRKVPTPGDASDPAWSPMLP; encoded by the coding sequence ATGAGGATGACGATGCGCGTGTTGAAGATACTGGCTGTTGGGCTTGCTTTTGGCGCAAGTGTGTTCAGTGCGGCAATGGCACGTGTCGAAATAGACATCACCCGGGGTGTCTCGGAGCCGATGCCAGTTGCCATTCCTGACTATCTGTCCGCCGGATCAACATCAGAGGCCCTGAGCCGCAACCTGACACAGGTGGTCATCAGCAATCTTGAGCGCTCTGGCCTTTTCGCACCGATTGATCAGCGTGCCTATGTTCAGAATCTTGGTTCCATTCACGAGCGCCCGCGTTTCGCTGACTGGCGCCTCATCAATGCGCAGGTGCTGGTTGCCGGGGAGGTGATCCCGCTTGATGATGGCCGCATTCAGGTCAACACGCGCCTCTGGGATATTTATGGCAGCGAACAACTTGCCTCAATCGCGTTCAAGACACCGGCAGACAACTGGCGTCGTGCCGCGCACAAGGTTTCCGATTTTGTCTACAAGACGGTCACGGGCGAAGACGGATATTTCGATACGCGCGTGGTCTATATCGCCGAGTCCGGACCCAAGGTGGATCGCACCAAGCGCCTGATGATCATGGATCAGGACGGGGCCAATCCAGTGCCCCTTACCGATGGTCTTGATTATGATGTATTGACGCCGCGCTTCTCGCCAACCCAGCAGCAGATCACCTATCTGGCCCTGTTTGATGATCGCCCGGCGCAGGTTTACCTGTTCAACATTGCCACTGGCGAACAGGAAGAGATCGGCAGCTTCCGTGGTATGACCTTTGCACCGCGCTTTACGCCGGATGGGCAGAATGTCCTGATGAGTGTGGAGATCAATGGCAATTCCGATATTGCCATGATGGATCTGCGCACCCGCCAGCAACGCCTGCTGACCACCAACCCGGCGATTGATACATCGCCCTCCATGTCACCGGAGGGCCGGCAGATTACATTCGCCTCAGATCGGGGTGGCTCGGAGCAGATTTACGTGATGAACACGGACGGCACCAATCAGAGGCGGATCACGTTTGGTGATGGCCGTTACGGCACGCCGGTCTGGAGCCCGCGTGGCGATCTGATTGCGTTCACGCGCCAGTATCGCGGCAAGTTCTATATTGGCGTGATCCGGCCTGATGGCACAGGCGAGCGTCTGTTGACAGAGTCCTATCTGGACGAGGGGCCAACCTGGTCTCCCAATGGGCGTGTCATCATGTTTTTCCGTGAAACGCGTCCCGGTGGGCCTGTGTCGCTCTGGTCTATCGACCTGACAGGACAGAATTTACGAAAAGTACCAACGCCGGGGGACGCATCGGACCCCGCCTGGTCACCAATGTTGCCGTAA
- the ybgF gene encoding tol-pal system protein YbgF, translating to MSLSKKFKTALAMTVALTMAGPAFAQYGNDRDTADRISRLESAIQDLQGVVYSVEQTAYASPDSIYQDYTADNSYTGNMSTRVGQLERELQNLTGRIEQVAYQIEQNSRRLDTLTAALSSPGASAPVSNPLGGEVYGEVYDDNTYSLNDQYRDQSTGRADSGISGGPTDLSTTGAVSGAPSAESSARASACAGFPVGDANSTYDQAFDSLLNGDYGQAECKFQAFLDTYPEDPRAPDAQFRLGEIFLATGANLDAARAFLNHVRTWPGDARAPESYLKLGTAYSRLGKTEEACRIFDVTSSKYPNAAPAIRQRLAVERGSAGC from the coding sequence ATGTCTTTATCCAAGAAGTTCAAGACTGCCCTGGCTATGACAGTCGCGTTGACCATGGCTGGTCCGGCATTTGCCCAATATGGTAATGATCGTGACACGGCTGACCGGATCAGTCGGCTGGAAAGTGCCATCCAGGACCTGCAGGGCGTTGTCTACTCGGTCGAGCAGACTGCCTATGCGTCACCTGACTCGATCTATCAGGATTATACAGCGGATAATTCGTACACAGGCAATATGTCCACGCGCGTCGGCCAGCTTGAACGTGAGCTGCAGAACCTGACCGGGCGCATTGAGCAGGTTGCCTATCAGATAGAGCAGAACTCCCGCCGTCTGGATACACTGACAGCGGCACTGTCGTCTCCGGGTGCCTCGGCACCTGTCTCCAATCCCCTGGGCGGTGAGGTCTATGGTGAGGTATATGACGACAATACCTATAGCCTGAACGATCAATATAGAGATCAATCTACCGGCCGCGCTGACTCAGGTATCTCTGGCGGCCCAACTGACCTCTCCACCACAGGTGCCGTCTCAGGCGCGCCATCCGCAGAGTCTTCTGCGCGCGCATCAGCTTGTGCTGGTTTCCCTGTTGGCGATGCAAACAGCACTTATGATCAGGCCTTCGATTCACTGCTCAATGGTGACTATGGTCAGGCAGAATGCAAGTTTCAGGCATTTCTCGATACGTACCCTGAAGACCCGCGCGCGCCGGATGCGCAATTCCGTCTCGGCGAAATTTTTCTCGCAACAGGGGCAAATCTCGATGCGGCGAGAGCTTTCCTCAATCATGTGCGCACCTGGCCGGGTGATGCGCGTGCACCGGAAAGCTATCTCAAGCTGGGCACGGCTTATTCTCGTCTTGGCAAAACAGAGGAAGCCTGCCGGATATTTGATGTGACATCATCGAAATATCCGAATGCGGCCCCGGCAATACGCCAGCGTCTGGCGGTTGAGCGTGGCTCTGCCGGTTGCTAG